One region of Aminobacterium colombiense DSM 12261 genomic DNA includes:
- the infB gene encoding translation initiation factor IF-2: MSKIRVYELAKMLEISNKDLLTMLEDLGIDAKTHMSSIDNDAAQLVEETIRKKEAKQPPKTQKEETKVKEKQTIRVREAATVKEVAQVIDVPVAEAVKALLDLGIMAPAGAQVDETILIALGEAYGIDFEYEEPEEEKVATGRPVFHGKHMEPRPPIVTVMGHVDHGKTTLLDYIRQTNITAREAGGITQHIGASTVTYEGKNIVFLDTPGHEAFTAMRARGAQATDIAILVVAADDGLMPQTKEAINHARAAGVPIVVAVNKIDKPAARPDRVRQQLSDVGLVPEEWGGDSIMVDVSAKTGEGIPHLLEMVLLVAEMEELRADPTVTPEGIVIEANLDKGKGPVATVIVQQGTLRKGDIILLDTTWGKIRAMLDSRGRQFLKAGPSTPVEILGLTSVPQPGEHFVRVDNEKSARDEISKREQEKRESENVTAKRLTLEELYSQLKEGEIPQLNLLVKTDVQGTNEALCAALEKMGTNEVGINIIHRGVGRIAESDIMLATASNAVVIGFNVRPDKNAERIAEVEGVQIRLYNVIYDVVDDVKAALEGMLTPTIKEEELGQAEIRQVFKVPKAGKIAGCYVTEGMIKRNCRVRIIRDGVVIWTGSLANLRRFKDEAKEVKAGYECGMSFTNYQDFREGDVVEAYELVEEKRYLE, encoded by the coding sequence TTGAGTAAAATAAGAGTTTATGAATTAGCCAAGATGTTAGAAATAAGCAACAAAGATTTACTGACAATGCTAGAGGATCTTGGCATTGACGCTAAAACTCACATGAGCTCTATCGATAACGACGCAGCACAACTTGTTGAAGAGACTATACGCAAAAAAGAAGCTAAACAACCACCTAAAACACAGAAAGAGGAAACAAAGGTGAAGGAAAAACAAACCATACGTGTTCGAGAAGCAGCAACTGTTAAAGAGGTTGCTCAAGTAATTGATGTTCCAGTAGCAGAAGCGGTGAAAGCCCTTTTAGATTTAGGAATCATGGCGCCAGCGGGAGCTCAAGTGGATGAAACTATTCTTATAGCCTTGGGTGAAGCGTATGGTATTGATTTTGAATATGAAGAACCGGAAGAAGAGAAAGTCGCAACTGGCAGGCCCGTTTTTCATGGGAAGCACATGGAACCCAGACCACCAATTGTTACGGTAATGGGACATGTTGACCACGGGAAGACCACGCTGCTTGACTATATCAGGCAGACAAATATTACTGCTCGTGAAGCCGGGGGCATTACTCAGCACATTGGAGCTTCCACTGTGACATATGAGGGAAAGAACATCGTTTTTCTTGACACTCCAGGGCACGAAGCTTTCACAGCCATGCGGGCACGAGGCGCCCAGGCTACGGATATAGCCATACTTGTTGTAGCTGCCGATGATGGCCTTATGCCCCAGACAAAAGAAGCGATCAACCATGCCCGTGCGGCAGGCGTGCCCATAGTAGTGGCCGTTAATAAAATAGATAAACCCGCAGCACGTCCTGACAGGGTGAGACAACAGCTTTCCGATGTTGGTCTTGTTCCAGAAGAGTGGGGCGGAGACTCAATCATGGTTGATGTTTCTGCTAAGACTGGCGAAGGCATTCCACATCTTTTAGAGATGGTGCTTCTTGTTGCAGAAATGGAAGAGCTTCGGGCTGATCCCACAGTTACACCGGAAGGAATAGTAATTGAAGCGAATCTTGATAAAGGCAAGGGGCCTGTCGCTACAGTGATAGTTCAGCAGGGGACTCTTCGCAAAGGAGATATTATTCTTCTCGACACAACGTGGGGAAAGATAAGAGCTATGCTCGACTCTCGCGGACGGCAGTTTCTAAAAGCCGGGCCAAGCACTCCTGTGGAGATTTTGGGGCTCACTTCTGTCCCACAGCCAGGCGAACACTTCGTACGGGTGGACAATGAAAAAAGCGCAAGGGATGAGATATCAAAAAGAGAACAGGAAAAACGCGAAAGTGAAAACGTGACTGCGAAACGTCTCACCCTTGAAGAGCTTTACTCTCAGTTGAAAGAGGGAGAAATCCCTCAGCTTAATCTTCTGGTTAAAACTGACGTACAGGGAACAAACGAGGCTCTGTGTGCTGCTTTGGAGAAGATGGGAACTAATGAGGTGGGTATTAATATTATTCACCGCGGTGTCGGCCGCATAGCTGAGTCGGATATAATGCTCGCGACTGCCTCTAATGCTGTGGTTATCGGTTTTAACGTCAGACCTGACAAAAATGCTGAGAGGATTGCTGAAGTAGAGGGTGTTCAAATCCGACTGTACAATGTCATCTATGACGTTGTTGATGATGTAAAGGCAGCTCTGGAAGGAATGCTTACCCCCACAATTAAAGAAGAAGAATTGGGGCAGGCAGAGATCAGACAGGTTTTTAAGGTGCCTAAGGCTGGTAAAATTGCTGGCTGCTATGTTACTGAAGGCATGATTAAGCGTAATTGCAGGGTGAGGATTATCCGGGATGGGGTTGTAATATGGACTGGAAGTCTGGCTAACTTGCGACGCTTTAAAGACGAAGCAAAAGAAGTGAAAGCAGGTTATGAATGCGGCATGAGCTTTACCAACTACCAGGACTTTAGAGAAGGCGATGTTGTTGAAGCCTATGAACTCGTGGAGGAAAAACGATATCTCGAATAA
- a CDS encoding L7Ae/L30e/S12e/Gadd45 family ribosomal protein produces the protein MIEQELFSVLGLARRAGLLIIGVDEINKKLKKNKEGLLVLLASDASSSVKRSVTAKMAEGQSILINIPLTCGEVSRAIGTTSTQIVALSRRSGLGEKIQALLAEGGNMLE, from the coding sequence TTGATAGAACAAGAGCTTTTTTCTGTTCTCGGGTTGGCTCGCAGAGCTGGCCTGCTCATAATAGGGGTAGATGAAATAAATAAAAAATTAAAAAAAAATAAAGAGGGGCTCCTCGTCCTTTTGGCTTCTGATGCTTCTTCTAGTGTTAAGCGAAGCGTAACAGCCAAAATGGCGGAAGGGCAAAGTATTTTAATCAACATACCCCTCACTTGCGGAGAGGTATCAAGGGCCATAGGAACCACGAGTACGCAAATTGTGGCATTGTCACGAAGAAGTGGACTTGGGGAGAAAATACAAGCCCTGCTAGCGGAAGGGGGAAATATGCTTGAGTAA
- the rnpM gene encoding RNase P modulator RnpM, which translates to MADEKRRRPRTCIGCLSESPKKTLIRIVRSPDGIVTIDRTGKKPGRGAYLCLDMECIEKARKKNSLARALRCTVDNSIYDELIAIVEGEQGR; encoded by the coding sequence ATGGCAGATGAAAAGCGCAGAAGGCCAAGAACTTGCATAGGCTGTCTCTCTGAAAGCCCGAAGAAAACCCTAATTCGAATTGTTCGGTCTCCTGATGGTATAGTAACTATCGACAGAACAGGCAAGAAACCGGGGCGGGGAGCGTATCTTTGCCTGGATATGGAATGCATAGAGAAGGCCCGAAAAAAGAATTCTTTGGCCAGAGCGTTGCGTTGTACGGTGGATAATTCTATTTATGATGAGTTAATTGCCATAGTAGAAGGAGAGCAAGGTCGTTGA
- the nusA gene encoding transcription termination factor NusA: protein MQLGRDFVRALKQLTAERGLTSEVIASSLEAALISAYKKYQGGDRNVEVHIDLESGNVSIYEVRLVVDEVDNPDAQISLIDVQKLGFTDVEVNEYVRIEKNPENFGRIAAQTARQVIIQKLKDAERQIIFEEFSGRVGDLVNGIIFKSENDQVLVRLNDRTEAILPKEERVINEKYTPGERLKFYLLDVRQTTRGPRIVVSRTHPGLLRKLLELEVPEIQEGIIEIKSIVREAGTRAKVAVQTLDINVDPVGACVGNNGARIKSISQELSGEKIDVIIWSSDPLIFVRNSLSPAKIVKIEPILEQDKAVTVYARPDQLSLAIGKAGQNVRLAARLTSWKIDIKALEPERMPTLQDIFQDIIE from the coding sequence ATGCAGCTTGGGCGTGATTTCGTCCGTGCATTGAAACAGTTAACGGCGGAACGGGGGCTGACCTCAGAGGTCATAGCGTCAAGTCTGGAGGCGGCGCTTATTTCAGCGTATAAAAAATATCAGGGTGGAGACAGAAATGTCGAAGTCCATATCGATCTTGAAAGTGGAAATGTTTCTATCTATGAAGTAAGGCTTGTGGTAGATGAAGTAGACAACCCTGATGCTCAAATCAGTCTTATAGATGTTCAAAAGCTTGGGTTTACAGATGTGGAAGTGAATGAGTATGTAAGAATAGAAAAAAACCCTGAGAACTTTGGACGTATAGCTGCGCAGACTGCCAGGCAGGTTATTATTCAAAAACTTAAGGATGCAGAACGACAAATTATTTTCGAAGAGTTTTCCGGTCGAGTAGGAGACCTTGTCAATGGAATCATTTTTAAATCCGAAAACGATCAGGTTCTTGTGCGTCTAAATGACCGAACAGAAGCGATTTTGCCGAAGGAAGAGCGTGTTATCAATGAAAAATACACTCCTGGCGAACGACTTAAGTTCTATCTCCTTGATGTGCGTCAAACGACACGGGGTCCTAGAATAGTCGTTTCCAGAACCCACCCGGGATTACTGCGTAAACTTCTTGAGCTTGAAGTGCCTGAGATTCAGGAAGGGATCATTGAAATAAAAAGCATTGTCAGGGAAGCTGGTACCAGAGCTAAGGTAGCGGTTCAAACCCTGGATATTAATGTGGATCCGGTTGGCGCCTGTGTAGGAAATAATGGAGCTCGTATCAAATCTATCAGCCAAGAGCTTTCAGGAGAAAAAATAGATGTTATCATATGGAGCAGCGATCCTTTAATTTTTGTTCGCAACTCGCTGTCGCCTGCAAAAATTGTAAAGATAGAACCGATTCTTGAGCAGGATAAGGCTGTTACTGTATATGCAAGACCGGATCAGCTCTCCCTTGCTATTGGCAAGGCTGGCCAAAATGTGCGTCTGGCAGCACGGTTAACAAGCTGGAAAATAGATATCAAGGCGCTGGAGCCAGAGCGCATGCCTACACTGCAGGATATTTTTCAGGATATTATAGAGTAA
- the rimP gene encoding ribosome maturation factor RimP has protein sequence MSKPLFDKEKLSASLRQIVESLGYECVGVVFAQESKNLYVKVYIDVLGGITVKDCETVSRSLSRYLDENDSALPDRYFLEVGSAGLDRPLFSLDDYARFAGKKVKIRCQTLVEGRKRFTGTILSVDNATKTVCVQLEESDQKVEIPFASIQKGNLVYDQ, from the coding sequence GTGTCTAAACCATTATTTGATAAAGAAAAACTATCTGCTTCTCTTCGCCAGATTGTCGAAAGTTTGGGATATGAATGCGTGGGAGTAGTTTTTGCTCAGGAATCAAAAAACCTTTATGTTAAAGTCTATATTGATGTGCTCGGCGGCATTACTGTAAAAGATTGTGAAACAGTATCTCGCAGTCTCAGCCGTTATCTTGATGAAAACGACTCCGCTCTTCCAGATCGTTATTTTCTTGAAGTAGGGTCTGCTGGGTTGGACAGGCCTCTTTTTTCCCTTGATGACTATGCCCGATTTGCTGGCAAAAAGGTAAAAATTCGCTGTCAAACATTGGTAGAGGGGCGGAAACGCTTTACCGGGACAATACTTTCAGTGGACAATGCAACAAAAACTGTATGCGTTCAACTGGAAGAATCAGATCAAAAAGTAGAAATTCCCTTTGCTTCTATTCAAAAAGGGAACCTTGTTTACGACCAATAG
- the guaB gene encoding IMP dehydrogenase, with product MSIENKFVPYEGFTFDDVLLEPGYSEVLPSLVDVSTYLTPDIQMNAPICSAAMDTVTDGRLAIAIAREGGLGVVHRNMPIERQAKEVDMVKRSEAGIIVDPFFLHPQDKVKQAVELMEHYHISGVPIVDHSQKLVGIITNRDLRFVTNFEQDISALMTHERLITGPEGTTLEEAKDILMRHKIEKLPLVDKNNKLKGLITIKDIQKVKDFPSACKDGHGRLRVGAAVGTGADVFERAEALIKCGVDLIVVDTAHGHSSKVLQTIREIRRKNKDIPLIGGNIATAEAAIALIDSGVDAVKVGVGPGSICTTRVIAGIGVPQLSAVFNVAKVAHERGRKVIADGGIRYSGDIVKALAGGADSVMIGSLFAGTEESPGEVVIYRGRSFKSYRGMGSLGAMKEGCSKDRYFQESATAEKLVPEGIEGLAPHKGPLGAVVYQLVGGLRAGMGYVGAKTIEDLHKIARFVKITPSSVKESHPHDVVVTKEAPNYWIE from the coding sequence ATGTCAATAGAAAACAAATTTGTACCCTATGAAGGGTTTACCTTTGATGATGTGCTTCTTGAACCTGGTTACAGTGAGGTTCTTCCATCACTGGTTGATGTAAGTACCTACCTTACACCTGATATTCAGATGAACGCCCCTATATGTAGCGCAGCTATGGATACTGTCACAGATGGTCGTCTTGCCATAGCTATTGCGCGAGAAGGCGGTCTAGGCGTTGTTCATAGAAATATGCCCATAGAGAGACAGGCAAAAGAAGTGGATATGGTTAAACGTTCAGAGGCAGGAATTATCGTCGATCCTTTTTTTCTTCATCCGCAAGATAAGGTTAAGCAGGCAGTGGAGCTCATGGAGCACTACCACATATCAGGGGTTCCTATTGTAGACCATAGCCAGAAACTTGTTGGAATTATAACAAACAGGGATCTTCGTTTTGTTACAAACTTTGAACAGGACATCTCGGCCTTAATGACACATGAGCGTCTTATTACGGGTCCAGAAGGAACGACTCTTGAAGAAGCTAAAGACATTTTGATGCGGCATAAGATAGAAAAATTGCCTCTCGTTGATAAAAACAACAAACTTAAAGGGCTCATCACTATAAAAGACATTCAAAAAGTAAAGGACTTTCCTAGCGCGTGCAAGGATGGTCATGGACGCCTTCGTGTTGGAGCCGCAGTGGGAACAGGCGCTGATGTCTTCGAAAGAGCAGAGGCCCTTATAAAGTGTGGTGTAGACCTTATAGTTGTAGATACGGCCCACGGACATTCGTCTAAAGTGCTTCAGACTATTAGAGAAATACGCAGAAAAAATAAGGACATCCCCCTTATTGGTGGGAATATTGCTACGGCCGAAGCTGCCATAGCACTCATTGACTCAGGTGTAGATGCAGTAAAAGTAGGAGTTGGGCCTGGTTCTATCTGTACAACGCGAGTTATCGCAGGAATTGGAGTCCCGCAGCTTTCAGCTGTTTTCAATGTTGCCAAGGTCGCCCATGAGCGAGGTAGAAAAGTAATAGCAGATGGAGGCATTCGTTATTCTGGAGATATCGTAAAAGCTTTGGCTGGTGGGGCAGACAGCGTGATGATAGGTTCGCTTTTTGCCGGCACAGAAGAAAGCCCCGGAGAGGTTGTTATCTACAGGGGACGGTCTTTTAAGAGCTATCGTGGCATGGGTTCTCTGGGAGCAATGAAAGAAGGATGTAGCAAAGACAGATATTTTCAGGAAAGCGCTACTGCCGAAAAACTTGTTCCAGAAGGCATCGAAGGGCTTGCTCCTCATAAGGGTCCCTTAGGAGCGGTAGTTTACCAGCTCGTAGGCGGCTTGAGAGCCGGAATGGGATACGTAGGGGCAAAGACCATTGAAGATCTGCATAAAATAGCACGTTTTGTCAAAATAACGCCGTCGTCAGTCAAGGAAAGCCATCCTCACGATGTGGTCGTAACAAAGGAGGCCCCAAACTACTGGATTGAATAG
- the gltX gene encoding glutamate--tRNA ligase, which produces MIRTRFAPSPTGLLHIGGARTALFNWLFAKKNRGQFILRIEDTDQERSRHEYAEMLNEDLTWLGLCSDENPWSGGSYGPYTQSQRFEYYEHYLKILKEKGAIYPCFCTPEQLAEDRRQQLEKSKPPRYEGRCRFLSTEEIGEKIAKGERPCWRFAVPESGFFVLSDLIHGDISFDYAEIGDFVVQRSDNWPTYLFTAALDDALMHITHVIRGDEHIKNAVLQILIQKALGLPSPFFGHVPMIVSMDRQKLSKRTGADAIREFREKGYLPEALIAYLSTLSWAPDSSVNLLDKEEIIMAFSLERIASSSPVHDETHLDHWQSQALRARGPQWLLEEFIKLDSSITAKILAMNLRFLHLLLEDISGACLTVLEVLESSKWLFDSPDLSEVKENLSPEWKPEIIEILRQTQEWEPAILDKTLRSWQKGKKLKGKEFFHPLRLLLSGEEKGPAIPLEMAALGRSETLRRLERA; this is translated from the coding sequence ATGATACGCACACGTTTTGCTCCCTCGCCAACGGGATTGCTCCACATTGGGGGAGCACGGACAGCTCTTTTTAATTGGCTGTTTGCTAAAAAAAACAGAGGGCAATTTATTCTGAGAATAGAAGATACTGATCAGGAACGATCAAGGCACGAATACGCTGAAATGCTCAATGAAGATCTTACGTGGCTTGGCCTTTGTTCTGATGAAAACCCGTGGTCCGGCGGTTCCTATGGCCCCTATACTCAAAGTCAACGCTTTGAATATTACGAGCACTATTTAAAAATACTTAAAGAAAAAGGGGCTATATATCCCTGTTTCTGTACTCCTGAACAGCTGGCGGAAGATCGTCGGCAACAGTTGGAGAAAAGCAAACCCCCTCGCTATGAAGGGCGTTGCCGCTTCCTTTCCACCGAAGAAATCGGCGAAAAAATAGCTAAGGGCGAACGTCCCTGCTGGCGGTTTGCAGTGCCGGAATCAGGATTCTTTGTATTGAGTGACCTTATCCATGGGGACATTTCTTTTGATTATGCAGAAATCGGTGATTTTGTAGTTCAGCGATCTGATAATTGGCCTACCTATCTTTTTACTGCAGCTCTGGACGACGCCCTTATGCATATTACCCATGTAATTCGCGGTGACGAGCATATTAAAAATGCTGTACTGCAAATTCTTATACAAAAAGCCCTGGGTTTACCTTCCCCTTTTTTCGGCCATGTTCCAATGATAGTGAGCATGGATAGACAAAAATTAAGTAAGCGGACGGGAGCGGACGCTATTAGGGAATTTAGGGAGAAAGGATATTTGCCAGAAGCTCTCATAGCATATCTCTCTACTTTAAGCTGGGCGCCGGATTCATCCGTCAATCTTTTGGACAAGGAAGAAATCATCATGGCGTTTTCTCTTGAAAGAATAGCCTCATCGTCGCCTGTCCACGATGAAACACATCTAGACCACTGGCAATCACAGGCTTTGAGGGCAAGAGGGCCACAATGGCTTCTTGAAGAATTTATAAAGCTAGACTCATCAATAACAGCTAAGATTCTCGCAATGAACCTCCGGTTTTTACATTTATTACTCGAAGATATTTCGGGGGCTTGCCTTACAGTCCTTGAAGTTTTAGAATCTTCCAAATGGCTTTTTGACTCTCCTGATTTGAGCGAAGTAAAAGAAAATTTATCACCAGAGTGGAAGCCTGAAATTATTGAGATACTTCGCCAGACACAAGAATGGGAACCTGCCATTCTTGACAAGACTCTCCGAAGTTGGCAAAAGGGAAAAAAGCTGAAGGGGAAGGAGTTTTTTCATCCATTGAGACTTCTTCTGTCGGGAGAAGAAAAAGGGCCGGCAATTCCTTTGGAAATGGCGGCATTAGGGAGATCAGAAACTCTTCGACGGCTTGAAAGAGCATAG
- the ispF gene encoding 2-C-methyl-D-erythritol 2,4-cyclodiphosphate synthase, whose amino-acid sequence MKRFSFIIVAAGLGERMGGSPKQFRRLGGKPLWQWSFFTAWELFKKKAIHEIVLVVPLFAVEQIRKEVAVLSGSSQNCTVTAGGLSRTESVRNGLKGAGCEYVLVHDAARPFLSVNLCHRIIEAMDSECGVIPVLPITDALKKVETIQNQEAILSLSRENLYITQTPQAFPRCGLLTVLKGEDDSYRDEAEAWLKFKGSLKKVEGDSFNMKITYPQDFQMAEMLMGNKKEYRTGQGFDIHPLTPSRILVLGGVTIDSPLGLEGHSDGDVITHAVMDALLGAAGLPDIGILFPASEPSYKDAYSFDLLKEVATLLQRDRWNIEWVDVTLQAQVPPLASYIDVIVEKLQSGLCHCGDKKLIVHLKVKSGELIGPVGNAQCMICTATATLSRNGRFNE is encoded by the coding sequence ATGAAACGGTTTTCCTTCATTATAGTGGCTGCAGGTTTGGGAGAGCGCATGGGTGGCTCTCCCAAACAATTTCGTAGGCTAGGAGGGAAACCTCTGTGGCAATGGAGTTTTTTTACGGCCTGGGAGCTATTTAAGAAAAAGGCCATCCATGAAATAGTTCTCGTTGTTCCGCTCTTTGCTGTAGAGCAGATAAGAAAGGAAGTTGCCGTATTGAGTGGCTCTTCTCAAAACTGTACTGTAACCGCAGGAGGGCTGAGCCGCACAGAATCTGTGAGAAATGGACTCAAAGGGGCGGGTTGTGAGTACGTTTTGGTTCATGACGCAGCCAGGCCGTTCTTATCAGTAAACCTTTGTCATAGAATTATAGAGGCTATGGATTCGGAATGTGGTGTCATTCCAGTATTGCCGATTACCGATGCCCTTAAGAAGGTTGAAACGATACAAAATCAGGAAGCCATTTTGTCTCTGTCAAGGGAAAATCTATATATAACCCAGACTCCTCAGGCCTTTCCACGGTGTGGTTTATTGACCGTCTTGAAAGGAGAAGATGATTCCTATAGGGACGAAGCAGAAGCATGGCTAAAATTTAAAGGGTCTCTAAAAAAAGTAGAAGGGGATTCCTTCAACATGAAAATAACATACCCGCAGGACTTTCAAATGGCTGAAATGCTCATGGGAAATAAAAAAGAATACCGCACCGGACAAGGGTTCGATATCCATCCCCTTACTCCCTCCAGGATTCTAGTTCTCGGTGGGGTTACAATAGACTCCCCCTTAGGCCTTGAAGGCCACTCTGATGGGGATGTTATAACTCATGCTGTAATGGACGCACTTTTGGGAGCTGCTGGTCTTCCCGACATAGGCATACTCTTCCCAGCGTCAGAGCCATCCTATAAGGATGCCTATTCTTTCGATCTGCTAAAAGAAGTGGCAACGCTGCTTCAACGTGACAGATGGAATATTGAGTGGGTTGATGTTACCCTGCAAGCCCAGGTTCCGCCTTTGGCTTCTTATATAGACGTTATTGTAGAAAAGTTACAGAGTGGGCTGTGCCATTGCGGCGATAAGAAGCTGATAGTTCATCTTAAAGTGAAATCCGGTGAGCTTATAGGGCCGGTAGGAAATGCACAATGTATGATTTGTACTGCAACGGCGACTCTTTCTCGCAATGGGAGGTTTAATGAATGA
- a CDS encoding PIN/TRAM domain-containing protein, with protein sequence MTDGFNNMIKRLCRMLMMVFFGIAGYQIAMLAMPFIPAPVSEVFRLWMPGWLAKEIFFVVACVAIFALIGWAITPLLLKGLGFIGALFEFHLKGLSWQDISSAILGLIVGLLIANLIAVPFFDLPVGSYIAVVLNIVLGYLGARIFWKRQEDIRGVFNLGALKERLTTRKIRGKKGVAGEEILEEEWCPPRKILDTSVIIDGRILDIARTGFMEGVLVLPRFILLELQAVADSTDPARRTRGRRGLDVVNELQKLSTLEVEIMEVTLKQLKVETVDSGLVALAQQIGGEILTTDYNLNKIAQIQGVTVLNVNDLANALKPMLLPGESIIVDVIREGKEPHQGVGYLDDGTMLVVEDGEEYVGKRVEVVVTSMLQTSAGRMVFGRIRREVRV encoded by the coding sequence ATGACAGACGGCTTTAACAACATGATCAAAAGATTGTGTAGAATGCTTATGATGGTTTTCTTTGGGATAGCAGGATATCAGATAGCCATGTTGGCCATGCCCTTTATTCCTGCACCTGTATCAGAAGTTTTTCGTTTATGGATGCCCGGCTGGTTGGCGAAAGAGATTTTCTTTGTGGTAGCCTGTGTAGCCATATTTGCCCTCATAGGGTGGGCAATAACGCCTTTGCTGCTTAAAGGACTTGGCTTTATTGGGGCCTTATTTGAATTTCACCTCAAAGGGTTGAGCTGGCAAGACATTTCTTCTGCAATATTAGGTCTTATTGTCGGTCTATTGATCGCCAATCTAATAGCTGTTCCATTTTTTGATTTACCTGTTGGAAGCTACATTGCTGTGGTACTGAACATTGTTCTAGGATACCTTGGCGCTAGAATTTTTTGGAAACGGCAAGAGGATATAAGAGGAGTCTTTAATTTAGGAGCCCTTAAAGAGCGCTTGACGACTAGGAAAATTCGGGGTAAAAAGGGCGTTGCCGGTGAAGAGATATTAGAAGAGGAATGGTGCCCTCCAAGAAAGATTCTCGATACTAGCGTAATCATTGACGGCCGAATTCTCGACATTGCCCGAACGGGTTTTATGGAAGGAGTCCTTGTCTTACCTCGCTTTATATTATTAGAACTGCAAGCCGTAGCGGATTCAACTGATCCAGCCCGCAGGACAAGGGGAAGAAGGGGACTTGATGTTGTAAATGAGCTACAAAAACTTTCGACCCTTGAAGTTGAAATTATGGAAGTGACGCTGAAACAATTGAAAGTTGAAACTGTGGATAGCGGGCTCGTGGCTCTTGCCCAGCAAATAGGCGGAGAAATATTAACCACTGATTATAATCTTAATAAGATAGCGCAGATCCAGGGTGTCACAGTTCTCAACGTAAACGATCTTGCCAATGCCTTGAAACCTATGCTTTTGCCAGGAGAATCCATAATAGTTGATGTCATACGGGAAGGTAAGGAACCCCATCAGGGTGTTGGCTACCTCGATGATGGAACCATGCTTGTCGTTGAGGATGGAGAGGAATATGTGGGTAAACGAGTAGAAGTAGTTGTTACTTCTATGCTTCAGACCTCAGCTGGGCGTATGGTCTTCGGACGAATTCGCCGAGAGGTTCGGGTATGA
- the recR gene encoding recombination mediator RecR: MALPEPLLQLVTLLKRLPGVGEKSARRMAFFIIQQPGSYPEELAIALHGLKERLCECSKCGNITDVDPCSICTDPLRERQTLCVVETAEDLLSMEQAGIYNGLYHVLKGKISPLDGEDLPPSEYERLKERIINTRVKEVIIATNPRVEGDLTFYSLFSELEDLDVKISRLAYGLPVGGSIEFADRITLHAAFESRVDVRKNKRR; the protein is encoded by the coding sequence GTGGCCCTTCCAGAACCACTTTTGCAACTTGTTACTCTCTTAAAAAGACTACCGGGAGTGGGAGAAAAAAGCGCCCGGCGCATGGCATTTTTCATTATTCAGCAGCCAGGCTCTTATCCAGAAGAATTAGCGATAGCTCTTCATGGATTAAAAGAACGTTTGTGTGAATGCTCTAAATGCGGAAATATAACAGATGTTGATCCATGCTCTATTTGTACAGACCCCTTACGGGAAAGACAGACTCTTTGCGTTGTTGAGACAGCTGAGGATCTGTTGAGCATGGAGCAGGCAGGGATATATAATGGATTGTACCATGTGTTAAAAGGGAAAATATCACCACTGGATGGGGAAGATCTTCCTCCTTCAGAATACGAGCGGTTAAAAGAGCGTATTATAAATACACGAGTAAAGGAGGTTATTATAGCAACGAATCCCAGGGTAGAGGGCGACCTTACTTTTTATTCTCTTTTTTCTGAGCTCGAAGATCTTGATGTGAAGATTAGCCGCCTTGCCTATGGACTTCCTGTGGGGGGAAGTATAGAATTTGCCGACAGAATTACACTGCATGCAGCGTTTGAGTCACGTGTTGACGTAAGAAAGAATAAGAGGAGGTGA
- a CDS encoding YbaB/EbfC family nucleoid-associated protein, whose translation MKMDKLMKQAQKMQAQMMKMQEELAHERVEGNAGGGMVKVIANGQGDIVSVKIEKEVVDPEDIEMLEDLVLAAVSDALKNSRELANSKMGQFSGALGSLGIM comes from the coding sequence ATGAAAATGGATAAACTTATGAAACAAGCTCAAAAAATGCAAGCACAAATGATGAAAATGCAAGAGGAACTTGCTCATGAAAGAGTAGAAGGCAATGCTGGCGGAGGAATGGTCAAAGTTATCGCGAATGGGCAAGGAGACATTGTTTCTGTAAAAATAGAAAAAGAAGTTGTTGATCCTGAAGATATAGAAATGCTTGAAGACCTCGTCCTAGCCGCTGTTTCAGATGCTCTCAAGAACAGCAGAGAGCTAGCCAACTCAAAAATGGGGCAATTTTCAGGGGCTCTTGGATCATTGGGGATAATGTAA